One Fuerstiella marisgermanici DNA window includes the following coding sequences:
- a CDS encoding metallophosphoesterase produces the protein MRHTFSLMYFVLCVAATTATGADQASGADITFRELRRFSIPEAHQAVAVDATSFYGIANHSIARYEKKTGNVLEKWSAPENSDIKHLNSGLVHEGRLYCANSNWPEKPLKNTVEIFNAETLQHSQSKPFAETAGAINWIERHHDAWWIVFAYYGEEDVHHTRLVRYDDDWNETGRWTFPDAVLNRFLPNSNSGGAFGPNGRLFVTGHDHAELYVLNVPADGGTLQHLTTVPAPIAGQGIAWDRSDIGTLFGIVRKTHEVVVMRQSHRNEYSALKQPVEWVRDEHNPVLPPRKGEFDATRCMNPWVVRDGDNYRLFYSGGGADGKQRLGVATAAVRDVVKWDRTGPLFETGNAGAFDAAWCVLPHAIKMNDDRWHLYYTGNAGRGSGLSAFPGMGLATSTDGTNWARHSEEPILEPSGEHGTPDAIGVAGGSVVRISQPDGSSQWRFYYTGCPTVGKAHELNQQKTICLATSDDGIHWTKLGAVMLRDPERNYEDIGVAGPVVHQEPDGSFRMWYSAIGTRHGYYSICYAESDDGIHWRRGVKSGDNLQLLPNGDGWEKQMVEYPSVIQEGDHLRLFYCGNGYGRTGIGTAVSKVPAQENQAAKVPERFQQAKDRTFKAFDSQQEQKWQGPYFFLQMADTQYGMFSGNKGFEKEAALAQQAVEHINRLRPKFAIVCGDLTNATPEQARYQAQVAQYHHDFSKVSADIPLVCVCGNHDIGNRPTPQSIAQYQQHFGDDYFAFWTGGVRNIVLNSSVLKDPTGAPGVLAAQEEWLKQQLHDAQNAKARHTLIFQHHPLFLEKEDEPDQYFNIPLERRTPLVNQLKEANVRAVFAGHYHRNAYGKAGEMEMITTGPVGKPFAKTVSGFRIVTVQESGIQHQYYGMDEVPEKVTLPDAPAVP, from the coding sequence ATGAGACACACTTTTTCATTGATGTATTTCGTCCTCTGCGTTGCAGCAACTACGGCAACCGGTGCCGATCAGGCTTCAGGCGCGGACATCACGTTCCGCGAATTGCGACGGTTCAGCATACCAGAAGCACACCAGGCGGTGGCGGTTGATGCAACATCCTTCTACGGCATCGCGAATCACAGCATCGCCAGGTACGAAAAGAAGACCGGTAATGTACTCGAAAAATGGTCAGCCCCCGAAAACTCAGACATCAAACACCTTAACAGCGGACTGGTGCATGAAGGGCGTCTGTACTGCGCCAATTCGAACTGGCCTGAAAAGCCATTGAAGAATACGGTGGAAATCTTCAACGCAGAAACACTTCAACACAGCCAGTCGAAACCCTTCGCAGAAACGGCCGGCGCTATCAACTGGATCGAACGACACCATGACGCATGGTGGATTGTATTTGCTTACTACGGAGAAGAAGACGTCCATCACACCAGACTCGTTCGCTACGATGACGACTGGAACGAAACCGGCCGCTGGACCTTCCCCGACGCTGTTCTGAACCGGTTTCTTCCAAACAGCAATTCCGGTGGAGCGTTCGGGCCGAACGGACGGCTCTTCGTGACCGGACACGATCATGCTGAACTGTATGTTCTAAACGTTCCCGCAGATGGCGGAACACTGCAGCATCTCACAACGGTTCCAGCCCCGATTGCCGGCCAGGGTATCGCGTGGGACCGCAGTGATATCGGCACGCTATTCGGGATTGTTCGAAAGACTCACGAGGTCGTCGTCATGCGGCAGTCACATCGAAATGAGTACTCCGCGCTGAAACAGCCGGTGGAGTGGGTTCGAGACGAACACAACCCCGTTCTCCCTCCGCGCAAGGGAGAATTCGATGCGACTCGCTGCATGAATCCGTGGGTCGTGCGAGACGGCGATAACTACCGTCTGTTTTATTCCGGTGGTGGCGCCGATGGCAAGCAACGCCTCGGTGTTGCGACAGCAGCCGTCCGCGACGTGGTCAAGTGGGACAGAACAGGACCGTTGTTTGAGACCGGCAACGCGGGTGCGTTTGATGCCGCATGGTGCGTGTTGCCGCACGCTATAAAAATGAATGATGACCGCTGGCATCTGTACTACACCGGCAACGCCGGGCGAGGATCCGGATTGAGTGCGTTTCCCGGAATGGGGCTGGCCACCAGTACCGATGGCACGAACTGGGCTCGGCACAGTGAAGAACCAATACTGGAACCCAGCGGCGAACACGGAACCCCCGATGCGATTGGTGTTGCAGGCGGTTCTGTTGTGCGAATCTCTCAGCCCGATGGTTCGTCGCAGTGGCGCTTCTACTACACCGGTTGCCCCACGGTCGGCAAGGCTCATGAACTCAACCAGCAAAAGACAATCTGCCTCGCCACATCAGACGACGGAATCCACTGGACGAAGCTCGGCGCCGTAATGCTTCGCGATCCTGAGCGCAACTACGAAGACATTGGAGTCGCGGGACCGGTTGTCCATCAGGAACCGGATGGATCGTTTCGCATGTGGTATTCAGCCATTGGCACGCGGCACGGCTATTATTCGATTTGCTATGCCGAATCCGACGACGGCATTCACTGGAGACGCGGCGTGAAAAGTGGTGACAATCTTCAACTGCTACCGAACGGCGATGGCTGGGAAAAGCAGATGGTCGAATATCCGTCTGTCATTCAAGAGGGTGACCACCTGCGTTTGTTCTATTGCGGAAACGGGTACGGCCGCACGGGAATCGGCACGGCTGTGTCGAAGGTACCAGCTCAGGAAAATCAAGCTGCCAAAGTCCCGGAACGTTTTCAGCAAGCGAAGGATCGAACGTTTAAAGCATTCGATTCACAGCAGGAACAGAAATGGCAGGGCCCGTACTTTTTTCTGCAAATGGCGGATACTCAATACGGCATGTTCAGTGGAAACAAAGGGTTTGAAAAAGAAGCCGCGCTGGCTCAACAGGCCGTTGAACACATCAATCGCCTGAGGCCAAAGTTTGCCATCGTTTGCGGCGATTTAACGAATGCGACGCCTGAACAAGCTCGCTATCAGGCTCAGGTGGCTCAGTACCACCACGACTTTTCAAAGGTTTCCGCTGACATACCTCTGGTCTGCGTGTGTGGAAACCATGATATCGGCAACCGTCCGACTCCGCAATCGATCGCTCAATACCAGCAACACTTTGGCGACGACTATTTCGCCTTCTGGACCGGCGGCGTGCGCAACATTGTTCTGAATTCCAGCGTCCTGAAAGACCCGACTGGCGCACCGGGGGTTCTGGCTGCACAGGAAGAATGGCTCAAGCAGCAACTTCATGACGCTCAAAATGCGAAGGCGCGACACACCTTGATCTTTCAGCACCACCCCTTGTTCCTGGAAAAAGAAGATGAGCCGGACCAGTACTTCAACATTCCGTTGGAGCGGAGAACGCCGTTGGTCAATCAGCTGAAGGAGGCGAATGTTCGAGCCGTCTTTGCCGGCCACTATCACCGCAATGCTTACGGCAAAGCAGGTGAGATGGAGATGATCACAACGGGACCGGTTGGCAAACCGTTTGCCAAAACGGTGTCCGGCTTTCGCATCGTGACGGTCCAGGAATCCGGCATTCAACATCAGTACTACGGGATGGATGAAGTACCGGAGAAAGTCACATTACCTGACGCGCCCGCCGTTCCGTAG
- a CDS encoding redoxin family protein: protein MSFKLAPDWDVSEWLNTPAPLTLQELRGRVVLVEAFQMLCPGCVGEALPQAKRVASTFDDQDVAVIGLHTVFEHHAAQGGRDALAAFLHEYGITFPVGIDRVSTQLLPITMAAYKMQGTPTQILIDRNGYLRKQQFGSCEDLKLGAEIMALMRE from the coding sequence ATGAGCTTCAAGCTCGCCCCGGACTGGGACGTTTCTGAATGGCTAAATACCCCTGCCCCATTGACGCTACAGGAACTGCGGGGGCGAGTCGTCCTGGTCGAAGCGTTTCAAATGTTGTGTCCAGGCTGTGTCGGCGAAGCGTTGCCTCAGGCCAAACGAGTTGCGAGTACATTTGATGATCAGGACGTTGCCGTCATCGGGCTGCACACGGTGTTTGAACATCACGCGGCTCAGGGCGGTCGAGACGCCCTCGCTGCGTTCCTGCACGAATACGGCATCACGTTTCCGGTTGGCATCGACAGGGTTTCCACACAGCTATTACCGATTACAATGGCCGCTTACAAAATGCAGGGCACGCCTACGCAGATACTCATCGACCGCAACGGCTACCTTCGAAAGCAGCAGTTCGGATCTTGTGAAGATCTGAAGCTCGGAGCCGAAATCATGGCGTTGATGCGCGAATGA
- a CDS encoding PKD domain-containing protein codes for MKSRRRSIVLLAALNIFLIVRPAAAARAEAVQVATFDVDATPPVGFVMAYDPVKRVDELTLRCRGIVLLSNEKPIVLCAVDWIGIGNGGNDAFREALANAAGTTPDRVAVHTLHQHDAPGCDFEAEQILRDLGVKDLGRYEGAFPRQVLQRASDAVKKSLATAQPATHYGWGVGEVQKVASNRRILGDDGKVSATRYTATKNPALRAAPEGAIDPNLNLLSFWNKDQPIAALSYYACHPQSYYRTGIPSPDFPGIARFIRGQAVPTALHVHFNGAGGNIGAGKYNDGSKPNRMVLANRVADGMKRAWESTKKHPLAVDDLGWQTVPARLPVAEHLNEKELLESLTADDAGKVAVGAARKLSWLRRCQAGHAIDISCLRVGTARILHMPGELFVEYQLAAKAMRPDLNVAMAAYGDYGPGYIGTEVAYSEGGYEASPRASSVAPGVERVLTDAVRKLLKPADAADASTVNPLVRVVDLSIGESTTVELCSGEKVDVKLVDLQETRDPIRQAVRSAMVTVQVDGENIILESGMYNLPQQVAGVQIDCSVTKGYNSNGTPTFWGLDKDARLRLWPKDSPLMKPGALMYPVDQRWFATRTWFDNEPVDGGTKVLPKIYYHSGMDIGGTEELVKVIAATDAVVVSAGDDVLPEYLLEGGGKSRYGEGKTPVAPRADVVYLRDERGWYYRYSHLHKINDTIKPGRTIDQGTEIGLLGKKGSSGGWSHLHFEIKSRQPSGKWGTQAGYAFLWEAYRRQYQPKLVANARRKSFLIAGNDAVLDGSASWSATDSIQKYEWTFSDGTTATGPRVTRTFSKPGVFSEILKVTDEAGNVDYDFAYVHVLDPQKPDEYVPRIHAAYWPTFDNKVNQPITFKVRSFQNQHGNEVWDFGDGSPAVAVKSDGNAVQQAADGYAITQHTYEKPGDYIVSVQRSRKDGVTATTRLHVRVEKE; via the coding sequence ATGAAATCGCGACGACGTTCGATTGTTCTTTTGGCCGCGCTTAATATTTTCCTGATTGTCCGGCCGGCGGCAGCGGCACGTGCGGAAGCCGTCCAGGTTGCGACGTTCGATGTGGATGCAACGCCACCGGTGGGATTCGTGATGGCTTACGATCCCGTGAAGCGTGTTGATGAACTGACGCTTCGTTGTCGCGGCATTGTGTTGCTGAGTAACGAAAAGCCGATCGTGTTGTGCGCCGTGGACTGGATCGGCATCGGCAACGGCGGCAACGATGCCTTCCGCGAAGCACTGGCGAATGCTGCTGGGACAACTCCCGATCGAGTGGCCGTGCACACGCTGCATCAGCACGACGCGCCCGGCTGCGATTTTGAGGCCGAACAGATTCTGCGGGACCTTGGTGTTAAGGATCTCGGTCGCTACGAAGGCGCGTTTCCGCGGCAGGTTCTTCAGCGTGCGAGCGATGCTGTCAAAAAGTCGCTGGCGACGGCTCAGCCTGCTACTCACTATGGCTGGGGCGTCGGTGAAGTGCAGAAAGTCGCTTCCAATCGTCGGATACTGGGAGACGACGGAAAAGTATCGGCAACTCGCTATACAGCCACGAAGAATCCCGCTTTGCGGGCGGCACCGGAAGGCGCAATCGATCCCAATCTCAACCTGCTTTCGTTCTGGAACAAGGACCAGCCGATCGCGGCCCTCAGCTATTACGCCTGCCATCCTCAAAGCTATTATCGCACGGGCATTCCCAGCCCCGATTTTCCGGGCATTGCCCGTTTCATTCGCGGGCAAGCCGTGCCGACAGCGCTGCATGTTCACTTTAACGGTGCAGGCGGAAACATCGGCGCGGGCAAGTACAACGATGGATCCAAACCGAATCGGATGGTTCTTGCAAATCGCGTGGCCGATGGCATGAAGCGAGCATGGGAATCGACAAAAAAGCATCCGCTGGCCGTTGATGACCTTGGCTGGCAGACCGTTCCCGCCAGGCTGCCGGTGGCCGAACATCTGAACGAAAAGGAACTGCTCGAATCGCTAACCGCTGACGATGCAGGAAAGGTTGCAGTGGGTGCCGCCAGAAAGCTGTCGTGGCTGCGGCGTTGTCAGGCGGGCCACGCCATCGACATATCCTGTCTGCGCGTCGGAACAGCACGAATCCTGCACATGCCGGGCGAATTATTCGTCGAATATCAACTGGCCGCAAAAGCGATGCGACCAGATTTGAACGTCGCCATGGCGGCCTATGGCGACTACGGTCCGGGTTACATTGGCACCGAAGTGGCGTACAGCGAAGGTGGCTACGAAGCAAGTCCCCGCGCGAGTTCTGTGGCACCGGGTGTCGAACGGGTTCTTACCGATGCTGTCCGAAAACTGCTGAAGCCGGCGGACGCAGCAGATGCTTCCACCGTCAACCCGCTTGTGCGAGTCGTTGATCTGTCCATCGGTGAATCGACAACGGTCGAACTTTGTAGCGGCGAGAAAGTCGACGTCAAACTGGTAGACCTGCAGGAAACTCGCGATCCCATTCGTCAGGCCGTTCGCAGTGCGATGGTCACCGTGCAGGTCGACGGTGAGAACATCATACTCGAATCGGGGATGTATAACCTGCCTCAACAGGTCGCCGGAGTGCAGATCGATTGCTCGGTCACAAAGGGATACAACAGCAACGGCACGCCGACGTTTTGGGGACTGGACAAAGACGCAAGGCTGCGTTTGTGGCCGAAGGATTCTCCGCTAATGAAACCTGGAGCGCTGATGTATCCCGTCGACCAGCGCTGGTTTGCGACTCGAACGTGGTTTGACAACGAACCGGTCGATGGCGGAACGAAGGTTCTTCCCAAAATCTACTACCACAGCGGAATGGATATCGGCGGCACGGAAGAACTGGTCAAAGTCATTGCTGCGACCGACGCCGTTGTCGTTTCTGCCGGCGACGATGTGTTGCCCGAATACCTGCTGGAAGGGGGCGGCAAGTCACGTTATGGCGAAGGTAAAACGCCGGTCGCGCCAAGAGCCGACGTGGTTTATTTGCGGGACGAACGTGGTTGGTACTATCGTTACAGTCATCTGCACAAGATCAACGACACAATCAAGCCCGGACGGACCATCGATCAGGGAACTGAGATTGGTCTGTTGGGCAAAAAGGGGTCCAGTGGTGGCTGGTCGCATTTGCACTTCGAAATCAAGAGCCGCCAGCCGTCCGGCAAGTGGGGCACTCAGGCGGGTTATGCATTCTTGTGGGAAGCGTACCGTCGTCAGTATCAGCCAAAGCTGGTCGCGAACGCTCGCCGGAAGAGTTTCCTGATCGCTGGCAACGACGCGGTGCTGGACGGTTCTGCGTCGTGGAGTGCTACTGACAGCATTCAGAAATATGAATGGACATTTTCCGATGGCACAACGGCGACCGGGCCACGCGTGACGCGCACGTTCAGCAAGCCTGGTGTTTTTAGTGAGATCCTAAAGGTCACAGACGAGGCCGGAAACGTCGACTACGATTTTGCTTACGTGCACGTGCTCGACCCGCAAAAGCCGGACGAATACGTTCCCAGAATTCACGCGGCATACTGGCCGACCTTTGACAACAAGGTGAATCAACCGATTACGTTTAAGGTGCGGTCGTTCCAGAATCAGCATGGGAACGAAGTTTGGGATTTCGGTGACGGCAGCCCTGCCGTGGCAGTGAAATCAGACGGGAACGCCGTCCAACAGGCTGCGGACGGCTATGCCATCACTCAACACACCTACGAGAAGCCGGGCGACTACATTGTCAGCGTCCAACGCAGTCGGAAAGATGGTGTCACCGCGACCACGCGACTTCATGTACGCGTGGAAAAAGAATAA
- a CDS encoding FAD-dependent oxidoreductase, which produces MHTRFVSYALALAVINLASATAQTMLLEAESFEQSGGWKLDTQFINEMGSPYMLAHGLGRPVEDATTTVTLPEAGKYRVFVRTKDWVARWNAEGQPGRFQLLIDGQPLKETFGTKGAEWSWHDGGEVEVASTKIEVALHDLTGFDGRCDAIFFTKSGDAPPNESKVLSAWRREQLGLAETPTQKGSYDLVVIGGGYSGMGAAISGARMGCKVALIQNRPVLGGNGSSEVRVWAMGNIRRGKFPRIGEIIEEFCDHATKSPGRKEEFGDELKEQIVRAEGNIDLFLNHHAYAVKRDGKQLKSVTAFDTRTSEHFEFSGKLFADCTGHGTIGYLAEADWEMEDKGRMGMSNMWAWAWAEVDKDTSFPQTPWALDLEMKDFPYPRDHHGQWFWESGFDKDAIGDAEGIRDHNLRAVYGAFNAMKNRDGADDHKTAILTWVAFIGGPRESRRLMGDVILTKEDIVSKRDFPDGCVPSTWSIDLHYPKKQFAEKFPDNPFISIAVHDRSVDRQYGYPVPYRCFYSRNIENLFMAGRNISVTHEALGTTRVMKTCGMMGEVVGKAASICVMHECTPRNVYDRYLEELVDLLHLPGKARRKTVYDKIEIPEDAMKLAGPTGPMPGLDPQRMDGLVIDDKDAVKTGKWTSGAGLKGFVGYGYLYSTDAKAAIRFPFKAPASGRFEVRLAYLNHENRGNKVPVTIVVGDKTVLATVNMQKPAPLKDNFTLLGTFVLNEDEAGYVEVKAEGAGGHAHVDAIQLLPVK; this is translated from the coding sequence ATGCACACCCGCTTCGTTTCATACGCTCTTGCCCTGGCCGTCATCAATTTGGCGTCGGCGACGGCTCAGACGATGCTGCTGGAAGCTGAAAGCTTCGAACAGTCCGGCGGTTGGAAGCTGGATACTCAGTTCATCAACGAAATGGGTTCGCCGTACATGCTGGCGCACGGTTTGGGTCGACCGGTGGAGGACGCAACCACAACCGTCACTTTGCCGGAGGCCGGGAAATACCGCGTCTTCGTGCGGACCAAAGACTGGGTCGCTCGCTGGAATGCGGAAGGCCAGCCGGGACGGTTCCAATTGCTGATTGACGGTCAGCCACTGAAAGAAACGTTCGGCACCAAGGGAGCTGAATGGTCGTGGCATGACGGCGGCGAAGTGGAGGTGGCGTCAACAAAGATCGAAGTCGCTCTGCACGACCTGACCGGATTCGACGGCCGCTGCGATGCCATCTTCTTCACGAAGTCTGGCGACGCTCCGCCAAACGAATCGAAAGTTCTGTCGGCGTGGCGGCGCGAGCAACTCGGGTTAGCAGAAACGCCGACTCAAAAAGGTTCATACGATCTGGTTGTGATCGGTGGCGGTTATTCGGGCATGGGAGCCGCTATTTCAGGAGCTCGCATGGGCTGCAAGGTGGCTTTGATCCAAAACCGCCCCGTGCTGGGCGGCAATGGCAGCAGCGAAGTTCGAGTTTGGGCGATGGGCAACATTCGTCGCGGCAAGTTTCCTCGCATTGGCGAGATCATTGAAGAATTCTGCGACCACGCGACCAAGTCACCAGGCCGCAAGGAAGAATTCGGCGACGAACTGAAAGAACAGATCGTACGAGCTGAGGGGAACATTGACCTTTTCCTGAACCACCACGCATACGCGGTCAAACGAGACGGCAAGCAACTGAAATCAGTGACTGCGTTTGATACTCGCACCAGCGAACACTTCGAATTCAGCGGCAAGCTGTTCGCCGACTGCACAGGCCACGGAACGATCGGCTATCTGGCTGAAGCCGATTGGGAAATGGAAGACAAGGGACGCATGGGCATGAGTAACATGTGGGCGTGGGCGTGGGCGGAAGTCGACAAGGACACCAGCTTCCCTCAAACACCGTGGGCTCTGGATCTGGAGATGAAAGACTTCCCCTACCCTCGTGACCACCATGGACAATGGTTTTGGGAGAGTGGTTTCGACAAAGATGCCATTGGCGACGCCGAAGGCATTCGCGACCACAACCTGCGAGCCGTTTATGGTGCCTTCAACGCAATGAAGAACCGCGATGGAGCCGACGACCACAAGACGGCGATTCTGACGTGGGTGGCTTTCATCGGCGGGCCGCGTGAATCGCGACGGCTGATGGGCGATGTGATTCTTACGAAAGAAGACATCGTTTCGAAACGCGATTTTCCGGACGGCTGCGTTCCCAGCACATGGTCAATCGACCTGCACTACCCCAAGAAGCAATTCGCCGAAAAGTTTCCGGACAATCCGTTCATCAGCATCGCCGTGCATGACCGTTCTGTCGACCGGCAATACGGTTACCCGGTGCCCTATCGCTGCTTCTACAGCCGCAATATCGAAAACCTGTTTATGGCCGGCCGCAACATCAGCGTGACTCATGAAGCGCTGGGAACGACTCGAGTGATGAAAACCTGCGGCATGATGGGCGAAGTGGTCGGTAAGGCGGCCAGCATTTGCGTAATGCACGAATGCACGCCGCGCAACGTTTACGATCGGTACCTGGAAGAACTCGTGGATTTGCTGCACCTGCCCGGCAAGGCTCGCCGCAAGACGGTCTACGATAAGATCGAAATTCCGGAAGACGCCATGAAGCTGGCCGGTCCCACGGGGCCGATGCCGGGACTCGATCCGCAACGCATGGACGGCCTTGTCATCGATGACAAGGATGCAGTGAAGACCGGCAAATGGACCTCGGGCGCGGGTTTGAAGGGCTTTGTCGGTTACGGGTATCTATATTCAACAGATGCCAAAGCCGCCATTCGGTTTCCGTTTAAGGCTCCTGCCAGCGGCCGGTTTGAAGTTCGTTTGGCGTATTTGAACCACGAAAATCGAGGCAACAAGGTGCCGGTGACGATTGTTGTTGGCGACAAGACAGTTTTAGCAACAGTCAACATGCAGAAGCCCGCGCCGTTGAAGGACAACTTCACACTGCTCGGCACGTTCGTTCTCAATGAAGACGAAGCGGGCTACGTGGAAGTGAAAGCCGAAGGTGCGGGCGGACATGCTCACGTGGACGCCATTCAATTGCTGCCTGTGAAATAA
- a CDS encoding IS1634 family transposase translates to MFIRQCHRIKNGRRHAYWALVESYRSASGPRQRVVAWLGKLDEAGRLGVHQAAEVLAGSDEVAPGVTADQSQPLSRQMRFEFDDDASAVTPRWVEVNAAGVRVENLRQFGGPWMALHLIRTLQLDTFLSNAIPEGRELVGWDVSSLILIIARLLEPASELFTAEQWYPKTALRDLLGVSEERVNDNRLYRTLDQLLPHKDALETHLKNRLGHLFDLEYDLLMYDVTSTYFEGQAERNPLAQRGYSRDNRSDCKQVCIGLVVSRCGMPLGYKVFAGNTADVTTVEHIVETMEARYGKSDRIWVMDRGMVSEDNIEFLREGGRRYIVGTPKSMLKKFEHELLKEDWTSIRDGLEVKVVPWPGSDDPDESEDCNTSPETFILCRSRDRSKKEEAITQRFEKKIEESLIRMTARCDKQKRDPMKVEREIGRLLGKNTRAAKLFDVKVTKTDDGAARIEWSKIEATRDWATLSSGCYLLRTNVSDWSDEELWKAYIQLTEAEAAFRIHKSDLSIRPIWHQKEDRVLAHIFVCFLAYVLWKTLGQLCSKAGLGDEPRRVLAELSEIRSMDVVLPTRTGPEIRTRCVSKPSDHQQILLEKLSLKLPSKIIQKQM, encoded by the coding sequence ATGTTCATTCGCCAATGCCATCGGATCAAAAACGGTCGTCGCCACGCCTACTGGGCGCTGGTCGAATCGTATCGCTCGGCCAGTGGGCCGCGGCAGCGGGTGGTCGCGTGGCTGGGGAAGCTTGACGAAGCCGGTCGACTGGGCGTGCATCAGGCGGCGGAAGTTTTGGCCGGTAGCGATGAGGTTGCACCCGGTGTCACCGCTGATCAGTCACAACCGCTCAGTCGACAGATGCGATTCGAGTTCGATGATGATGCGTCTGCCGTGACTCCGCGATGGGTCGAAGTCAACGCCGCCGGAGTTCGTGTGGAAAACCTGCGACAGTTCGGCGGGCCGTGGATGGCTCTGCACCTGATTCGCACGCTGCAACTGGATACGTTCCTGAGCAACGCGATCCCTGAAGGTCGTGAACTGGTCGGCTGGGATGTGAGTTCGCTGATTCTGATCATTGCGCGGCTGCTCGAACCTGCCAGCGAACTCTTCACCGCCGAACAATGGTATCCGAAAACGGCACTGCGGGATCTGCTCGGCGTGAGCGAAGAACGTGTGAACGATAATCGGCTGTACCGCACACTCGATCAGCTGCTGCCGCACAAGGACGCATTGGAAACGCATCTGAAGAATCGCCTTGGCCATCTGTTCGATCTCGAATACGACCTGCTGATGTATGACGTCACCAGCACTTACTTCGAAGGTCAGGCCGAACGCAATCCGCTGGCTCAGCGTGGCTATTCGCGCGATAACCGCAGCGACTGCAAGCAGGTCTGCATCGGGCTGGTGGTGTCTCGATGCGGAATGCCGCTGGGATACAAGGTGTTTGCCGGCAATACGGCCGACGTTACTACCGTGGAACACATCGTCGAAACGATGGAAGCACGCTACGGGAAAAGCGATCGCATCTGGGTCATGGATCGCGGCATGGTGTCGGAAGACAACATCGAATTCCTGCGCGAAGGCGGTCGACGCTACATCGTCGGCACTCCCAAATCGATGCTGAAGAAGTTTGAACACGAGCTGCTGAAGGAAGACTGGACCAGCATTCGCGATGGCCTGGAAGTCAAGGTCGTGCCGTGGCCCGGCAGCGACGATCCGGATGAATCGGAAGACTGCAACACATCGCCGGAGACATTCATCCTGTGTCGCAGTCGCGATCGATCAAAGAAGGAAGAAGCGATCACACAGCGCTTCGAAAAGAAGATCGAAGAGTCGCTCATCCGCATGACGGCGCGGTGCGATAAACAGAAACGCGACCCGATGAAGGTCGAACGTGAGATCGGCCGGCTGCTCGGAAAGAACACTCGAGCGGCAAAGCTCTTCGACGTGAAAGTCACGAAGACAGATGACGGGGCCGCACGCATCGAATGGTCAAAGATCGAAGCTACGCGTGACTGGGCGACTCTGAGTTCCGGATGCTATCTGCTGCGAACGAATGTCAGCGACTGGTCCGACGAAGAACTTTGGAAGGCGTACATCCAACTGACCGAAGCGGAAGCCGCGTTCCGAATCCACAAAAGCGATCTTTCGATCCGCCCGATCTGGCATCAGAAGGAGGACCGTGTTCTGGCACACATCTTCGTGTGTTTTCTGGCGTATGTGTTGTGGAAGACGCTCGGCCAGCTGTGCAGCAAAGCAGGGCTGGGCGACGAACCGCGCCGTGTGCTTGCGGAGCTGTCGGAGATCCGTTCGATGGACGTCGTCCTGCCCACTCGCACCGGCCCGGAGATCCGTACTCGCTGCGTCTCAAAGCCGTCCGACCATCAGCAGATTCTTCTGGAAAAGCTGAGCCTCAAACTGCCCTCAAAAATAATCCAAAAGCAAATGTAG